One genomic segment of Clavelina lepadiformis chromosome 3, kaClaLepa1.1, whole genome shotgun sequence includes these proteins:
- the LOC143450491 gene encoding vacuolar protein sorting-associated protein 28 homolog has protein sequence MSAVRPELYQEVKLYSTAREREKYDNLAELYSIIKTLQALEKAYIKDSIPAKDYTGACSRLLEQYKVAFRQVKSEVSSIDEFVKMYKLEDCHAALERIKEDRPITIPDDKGNTSKCVADIVSLFITVMDKLRLEIRAMDELHPDLKDLAESMTRMSTLPSDFEGRMKVTSWLVIFEGMAASDDLTDAQARQMLFDMDFAYNAFNRFLA, from the exons ATGTCTGCTGTGAGACCTGAACTTTATCAAGAAGTCAAACTTTATAGCACTGCAAGGGAAAGGGAAAAGTATGACAATTTGGCTGAACTTTATTCCATCATAAAGACGTTACAGGCTCTGGAGAAAGCTTATATTAAAGATTCGATTCCTGCAAAAGA TTACACGGGCGCTTGTTCGAGGTTATTGGAGCAATACAAGGTTGCCTTTCGACAGGTTAAAAGTGAAGTTTCATCCATTGACGAGTTTGTAAAAATGTACAAATTGGAAGACTGCCACGCAGCTCTCGAGCGTATCAAAGAAGACCGTCCAATCACAATTCCTGATGACAAGGGCAATACGAGTAAATGTGTTGCCGACATTGTGTCG TTGTTTATAACGGTCATGGACAAACTTCGATTGGAGATTCGCGCCATGGATGAATTGCATCCGGACTTGAAGGATCTTGCGGAAAGTATGACAAGGATGAGCACGCTACCTTCCGATTTTGAAGGAAGAATGAAAGTGACTTCATG GTTGGTCATTTTTGAAGGAATGGCCGCATCTGATGATTTGACCGACGCACAAGCTCGTCAGATGCTATTCGACATGGACTTCGCTTACAACGCTTTTAATCGTTTTCTCGCTTGA